TTCTGAAACTTGTCTTTGATAGGAGTCACAATCTTTTCATATTCAGAAAGCATTGTAGAAAAATCCATTTTCCCTTCCCAATATTCTTCATAAAGAGGGAGTATTTGGTCTTCTGGAATCCGATCGCCAAGCACTGTATTGTTCACAAAGGCTAAAAATATGACGGAATAGAAGAAAGAACATACATAAACGAGACCCAAAGAATAAGCTGTGAGCCGGAAGATCTCAAAAAAACGATTCTGCATCTGCCTTACAGTTCCTCAATTTCAGCAAGAATCGTCATCGTTTTTTTGGGAAATGGTCGATATTCAAATTAGAAGATTATGTCTAAAACAGTCAATTTTCCGAAATGCGCCCTAATTCTGGTCATTCTCAGTGCATTTTCCTCTCTCGTTTCCAGCCCGCTCACTCTGGCAAATTTGGAATATACCAATCCTTCTTTAAAAAATCTACGTTCTGAAATCAAAGAAAATTTAAGGATCTCTAAGTCAGGTGCTAGGAGAGAAGAACTCATTCCTCTTAAATATTATGAATACAAAGTTCGCAAGGAAGATAATTTTTTTAAAATTATGGCACGAACAGGTATGGACTTGGAAACTCTTTCCTCTGTGAATGAGCTCAGTTCGCCACATGATTTATCACCGGGGATGGTTTTAGAAATTCCCAATATGCGCGGAACCTTTCATCCAGAAGAAACTGCAGGTGATGAAAAAACCAAATTAGCATTAGCCGAAAAATACAATCTTGATTCCAACAAATTACAATATGATTCAGAACGAGAAAAATGGTTTTTACCGGGAATCACAATGGGAAAATCCGAAAAATCTTTTTTCTATGGATTTGGATTTCAATTTCCTTTAACGGAAGCAAGGATCTCCTCTGGTTTTGGTAAACGAATAGATCCATTTACTAAAAAAGATACATTTCATGGTGGGATTGATCTGGCCGCCGAACAAGGATCAGATGTATTTGCATCTATGGATGGAGAAGTAATATTCAAAGGCAAACAAGGTGGTTACGGAAATTTAATCATCTTAAAACATAGTTTAGGATATGAAACTCGTTATGGACATCTTTATGATTTTAATATAAACATAGGTCAGAGAGTAAAAAAGGGCCAAAAAATTGGGGAAGTTGGACAAACAGGTAGAGCGACCGGTCCACATTTGCATTTTGAAATTAGAAGAAATTCAAAACGAGAAAGACCTATTTTTCGATCTCATTAAAAAAAGATTTTACCTTAGTCATTGATTCTTGTAATTCTGGGAATCAATGGACTTTGAAATTCCCCAAGAAGTGGAAACACTTCGTAAAAATATTCGCGACTTCATTACAAATGAAATCATCCCTCTGGAAAAACATTATGATTATGAAAAAGGTCGAATGCCAGAAGATATCAACCAACAAGCGCGCGCTAAAGTAAAAGCTGCTGGTTTTTGGACTCCACACCTTCCTAAATCAGAAGGTGGGTTGGGTTTAGATTTGGTTGGGACTTGTATTATTTTCAGTGAACTGGGTCGTTCACCTATTGCTCCTTATATATTTAATTGTGATGCACCCGATGAAGGGAATATGCATTTACTTTCGATTGCTGCTTCAGAAAAACAAAAAGAGCTGATCCTACACCCACTGATCAAAGGTGATTTACGAACCGGTTTTGCAATGACAGAACCAGGACCAGGTGCAGGTTCGGATCCAACTACCTTACAGACCAATGCGGAAAAACAAGGGGACAAATATATTATCAATGGCCGTAAGTGGTATTGTACTGGGGCTAACGGTGCAAAATATCTAATTGTGATGGCGAAGGTAAACGGAAGTTTCCGAAAAACGACCATGTTCCTGGTACCAACAGATGCAAAAGGATACACAATGGTTCGAGAAATTGAACTTATGGGTTCACATGGACCTGGTGGACACTGCGAATTAAATTTTGAAAATGTAGAAGTTCCTGAAGATATGATTCTTGGTCGGGTGGGGGAAGGATTTCGACTTTCTCAAGAAAGATTAGGTCCAGCTCGCTTAACTCACTGTATGCGATGGACTGGAATGGCAAGACGTTCCTTAGCAATTGCTCGAAGTTATGCGAAAGAACGAGAAGTATTTAATTCCCGAATTGCTGACCACCAAGGTATACAATGGATGTTTGCCGAACGTGCTACCGAAATTGAAATGGCCTTCCTTTTGACTTTGAAAGCGGCTTGGTTATTACAAAAAGGGAAAGATGCACGCCAAGAAACTTCTATGGCAAAATGGAAAGTAAGCGAGTCCTTATGTAATACCATTGATATGGGAATCCAAATCTGTGGAGGCAAAGGTTATTCGAGAGACCTGCCTTTAGAATTGTTTTACAGGGATGCAAGAGCTGCAAGGATTGCCGATGGGCCGTCCGAAGTGCATAAGATGGTCATTGGTCGAAATTACATTTCAGAAAAATGGGATTTTTAGGGGTATGGAAATTAAGGAATTACAAGAAAAAGTAGAACTCCACTTATCTTCCGTTTGGAAAGACAATGTTAAAGTCTCCCAAATGCAGCATTTAAGCGGAGGAGCTTGCCAAGACAATTATGCCTTGGACTTGATTTCCAAATCCGGAAAACAGTCATTAGTTTTACGTACAGATAAAGGAGCGAGTTTACTTTCTTCTTTGTCAAAACGAGATGAGTTCAAAGTTGCGGAACTTGTTTACAAAGCAGGTGTCAAAACTCCGACTCCAGTTTTTTTGGAAGAAACTTCCAATGTCATAGGTTCTCCTTTTTTTCTAATGGAAAAAATTGCAGGTAAGGCAACTGGACGTTACATCACAAAGGACAAGGAACTAGATGCCTATCGTAAATCTCAGATGGTATCGGATCTAGCTGCAAATTTAGCAAAACTCCATACGGTAAAACCAAGTTCCGTTTCAGATGAAGAACTCAAACAAAAACTAAAAATTGTTACAAAAGAAAATTATGTTTCTATAGCTATCTCAGATCTAAGACAATCGTTAGACGAACTTCCTGAAGCACACCCGGCCATTGAATTGTGTTTGATTTGGTTAGAATCCAATGCCCCTTCGATTGATGATATTGTTCTGGTCCATGGGGATTTTCGTACCGGAAACTTTATGATGAACTCTGAAGGACTCCAAGGAATTTTAGATTATGAATTCGCACACTTTGGTGATCGGCACGAAGACATTGCTTGGTTGTGTATGCGCGACTGGCGATTTGGAAGGCTTAATAAAGAAGTGGGTGGATTTGGTGATCGTAAAGATTTTTACCAAGCATACCAAAATACTTCGGGAATCCCTGTGGAACCGTTTAAGGTAACTTTTTGGGAAATTATGGGAAATGTTCGTTGGGCCATTGGCAGTGCACAACAAACAGAAAGACATTTATCGGGTAAAGACAAAGGGATTGAACTAGCGGCCATTGGTCGGCGAACCGCAGAAATGGAATGGGAAGCTATGCGACTCATCGAAGAGGTAAGTAATGCAATATAGACCAGAAACAAAGGAACTCATTTCCTCCATTCAGGATTTTTTAATGAAGGAACTTCTTCCTAAATTGGAAGGGGATGATTTGTTATCCTATAAAACATTGGTTTCTTGGAATATGTTGGGAGTGATTGCCAGAGAAATGGAATCTTCTGAGTTTGAATCGGACCTTCGCCGTATCCAAAACTTAGATTTAAAAATTTCTGACTTAGAAACAAAATTTAAATCTGAAGAATTTGCAAATTTACCCAGAAAAGAAAAATACAATCAGCTTCTAGGTTGGAACAAAGAATTTGCCAATACAATTCGAAACCTATCAAAAGATAAAGTAAACGCTGATTTAAAACCAGGTGGTAAAATTTGGAATTTTGCAAAAAAACAACTCAAAGAAAACTTGGCCATCTCAAATCCGAGGTTCCAAACATAAATGTCATTATTGTATTTGGTTCGCCATGGACAGGCAGACCGTCTTGGAAAAAATTATGACCAACTAACAGAACATGGTTGGAAACAAGCAAAATTATTAGGTGAATACTTCAAAAGCCAAAGAATTGAATTTGATTCTGTATATACTGGTACACTCAATCGCCAAAAACAAACGGCCCAAGGAATCATCGAAAGTTTTTCAAAAGATATATTTTGTATTCCTGAACCAGTTGAAAATTCTGCATGGGACGAATTTGATTCCAAAATGTGGTTAGGGCTTGCAGCTAAGATTCGTCATGCGAATGATAACTTTGCCAAATTATACGAATCTTATAAAAAAGCTTGGGAAGAAGGAAAAGAGGAAACAAGAGACTATTTCCAAGAACTCATTCAGATTGTTTTAAATGATTGGGTTCATGGAGTTTGGGATCCTGTGGAACCCTATACATTCAAAGAATATGTAGAAAAGGTATCTTTTGGTCCAAAAGAGATTCCAAATGATGTAAAGAGTACATTAGTCGTTTCGTCTAGTACTCCCATCGCAATTATGATGGGTCTATCCTGTAAAATGCAACCTGTTGAATTTCCAGTATTTATGAAATCGATCACTAATTCTTCTCTTAGTATTTTTAGAAGAGAAAATGGTCATTGGGAGCCAGTGAGTTGGAATAACACCCCTCACTTACAAAATCCCGATTTGGTTACCTTGGTATAACTATTGTGCAAACGAAGATAGAAGTTTAACTCTATTTTTTGCTTTTTGTCCCCAACCAGTTCTTGGAAAATTTTTGTGCAAATGTTCCATAGCGGCTAATTCTTCTTCATTGGATTTACTGTAACGAATCGTTATTTTTGGTTCTTCTTGGAATTTAAAATCAACGGTGACATGAAAACTTCCCAAAAACACAACTGTTCCCGGTTGCAAATCTACTCTCGATTTTTCGATATCTGTTCGGTCAAAATCAATGTCAATTTTTGTGGGTTGTTTGGTACTTCCAAAAGCAAAGTCGGAAGCACCACGATTCAAAAGATGGACCGCATCATGAATTTCATATTGCCCTTCTTTTAAATTTTGAAAGTAATAGTAGTGCTCCGAACTTTCATTGTATTCAAAAGTTTTATCCCCTTTTTTAAGTGTAACCTTTTGAAATCTTGGATCAATCAGTTCATCCAATATCATTTCATCTTTCACAATTGTCATATGAACAATGATAAGACTACTCTGCGCATTTTTAGGTCCAAAACTGGAACATTCTGGAAATAAATAGGTAATCAAAAATAAAATCAAAAATTTTCGAAAAATTCCCGAAGTGATTTTTTCAAACTTGGAGATTTTTTTCTCCGATGGAACTGGTTCTCCATCGGGTTTTTTTCCTAAATGATCATCGTAAGAATTTAAACTCATTGCTGTTATTTACCTTAACCCATCGGGTATTGGATCTTCTTAGAAACAAGATTAATCTCCGATAGAATTTCATCAGATAAAATGACATCGGTTGCTTTTAAAGACTCATCCAATTGCGCTACCGTATTGGCTCCAATGATGGTAGAAGCAACATAGTCATGTTGTTTACTCCAAGCAACAGAAAGGACAGTGGCACTCATTCCATATTTTTCGGCAATTTTTAACAGTTCTGCAGTGGAAGCCAAAGTGTTTTCATTTAAGAAACGATTCGACATTCGCCTTTGTCTCTCGCCCTCAGCCATATAACGAACAAATCGAGCCCCTTCAGGAGGAACAGATCCGTTATATTTCCCTGTAAGGACTCCACCAGCGAGCGGAGAATAAGGTAACAAAGACACCCCTTCCTTTCGACAAACTTGTGCTAATTCATCTTCAAAGCGACGGTTCAAAATAGAAAAGTTATTTTGAATGGAATCATACCGAATTAGATTGTGTTTGTCCGAAGTCCAAAGGCTTTTCATCAGTCCAAAAGAAGTTTCGTTGGAACAACCTGCATATCGAATTTTTCCTTCTTCTTTCAGTTCTGTTAAAGCTTCCATAGTTTCGTCATAAGATACGTCATGGTCTGGCCAATGTGTTTGGTATAAATCAATGGTTTCTACGCCTAATCGTTGTAAGGAACCTTCGATTGCACGACGGATATGGTATTTGTCTAATGCCGTTTTTCCTTCGCGGAGTGGGGGACTAAACCAACCGTGACCAGGTCCGGCAACTTTTGTTGCGAGAATGATACCATCACGAGGTTTTGTTTTGAGCCACTTTCCGAAAATTTCTTCAGTTCGATGCACCCAAGATTTTTGTGGAGGGACAGGATAAATTTCAGCGGTATCATAAAAATCAATTCCGGCATCGTAAGCACGATCCAGAATTCGAAACGCCTCATCTTCGTTACATGAAGAGCCAAAAGTCATGGTTCCCATACAAATTTCGGAAACCACCATCCCTGTTTTGCCGAGTCTTCGTTTTTTCATGTTATTTTTTAATTAAAAAAGTTCTGAATTGATTTTTTGGATCACTCCACTCAATGACATGATCCTTCACTTTAGCCTTAGTAGGGCCTCGTTGCATGGCTCTATACAAATCTTCGATAAAAAGTTTGTCACCTTCTACTACTGCTTCCACCTCACCATTGGGTAAGTTTTGAGTATAACCTTTGAGTCTCATTTCTTGGGCTTTTTGGAGTACGTAGTAACGAAATCCTACCCCTTGTACAATTCCCCGTATTAAAATTCGCGCTCTTGCTTCTTCTGATTTTCCCAAAGATAGTCTCCTTTCTAGAACTTACTTGGGTTTTGAATTCTCTGCAATGTAATTTTGAATGGCAGATTTAAAAAGAGGAACAAACTTCTCATAGACGGCTCGTTTGAACTCGACAACGGACCCAATCGTATCTTCAATTTCCATAAATTTGACAGTTAAAAATTCTTGTTCATGGTGGACCAAATCACAGTCCTCTATTCTTCCATCCCAATAAAATAAAATCCATCTTTGTAATTGCCCACGAAATTTTTGTAAGTGAGAATTGAGACCCAAAGAATTTGGAAAGTCGTAGGGGATCCAATCGGGATATTCCGTTACATAAGTTGCTTTTTTGACGCCAAGCTCTTCATATAATTCTCGTTTAGCGGCATCTAAATAATCCTCATCTTCATCAATTCCACCTTGAGGAAACTGCCAAGAACCAGGGAATTGTACTCGTTCCCCTACAATTACTTTGCCTAAAGAATTAAAAACCACCATGCCTACATTTTTGCGGTAGGGTTTGTCTGTCATATTTCTTAGAATGGCTCTATCATCCAATTTCGCAAGAAATTCCTTAATTTTTTGTTTCTCCGCCAGTCCGTGGTTCCAATCTTGGACTTAGGAAGTACTATGAAGATCATTTTGGTTCGTCACGGTGAGGCTGAAAATGCAAGTCCAGCCATTTCCGATTCACAGCGGGATCTAACAGACAAAGGTGTCAGTGATATTCATAAAATCGGAAGGTTTATAAAAAACTCATCTTTAGCGGTCAAACAAGTGTATTATAGCCCTTATACAAGAACCAAACACACTGCTGAGATTTTATCTGAAGAGTTAAAGTATAGTTGTGAAATGTTACCTTCAGATGATTTATTAGCAGGTAAGGGCTGCACCGATATTATCTCTTGTTTAGTCAATTTTACAAATTCCGACACGGTTTTGTTAGTTGGTCATAATCCAGACATCACGTATTTCGCTGCAAAACTTTTGGGAAATTCCAGTGCAGCTGAAAATCTAATTTTCCAACCTGGTTCTACGATTGCGATCAATGTAGCTCGGGAGAAATTTGCACACGGTCAAATTATTTGGGCAATTTCGCCGGACAATCTAGGCCTTTGAATATCTAAATTGCCAGTAAGACTTGACCGAGCGTTGATCGTAAGGTTTTTGGATTCCAGAACACGGGGTGTAGCGCAGCGGTAGCGCACTTGTCTGGGGGGCAAGGGGTCGCCGGTTCAAATCCGGTCACTCCGAAGTTCAAATTTAAAAAACCCAGCAGGCCCTGCGAACAAAACCTGCCGGAAGAAAATTCAGGATGGTGAGATACAAAAAAACTAAATCTTAAGAAGGTTTGTTTTGATTTCCTTCTTTCACTTTATCTAAATATTTAACTACGTTGTCTTTGATTTCATCAAAACGAACGATCCCCCAAGCCACACCCATTTTTACTTTTAGGGCATTGTCACTGGTATCGCTTTCGCCTTGTTCCTTCAACTTTTGAAAGTTTGTTTCAAATTTGCTTTTTTTCTCGTTTAAGTCAACGACCAGTTTCTCCCAGACTTCTTTGGAAGTTTTTACGGCGCCAATCCCAGCATTTACGATATCTTGCAGCTTGTTTTCCACATTGCTCATCGGATGTTACTCCTTCTCTTTCCATTATTTTGCAGTGCACAATAATGTCCAGAAAGATTTTTCTGGAGGATTCTGAATTCTTCAGCTAAAATGGTCGGATGCGCGTAAAAACCCTTTGGACTTTTTTTTCCTTTTCCACCCTCGTTTTTTTCTCTGCAAACTGCAGTGGTCCCATCCAAGAAAAACCAATTGCGGGTTGCGAACGAATTTCTGGAACTCCGGGGCCAGAAGATTTGGATCTCATCCGAGATACATCCACAGTCATTGTTTCTTCCCATGAACGCCGCAACGGACTAAAGGATATTGGAGCTCTGTTTGAAGTTTCATTCGCTAATCCGAATGGAAAATTAGAAGCTAAAAAAATTGAAACCAATTATCCTGAAAACTTTCGTCCACATGGGATTAGTTATGCGAAAGTGAAAGGTGTGGATACCTTAGCAGTCATTTCTCATACTTTAGTTGATGAAAATCCGCATACCATTGAAATTTTTGAAAGATCTAAATTAGGTAAATGGACTCACACAAAAACTTTGAGCGATCCCACTCTCACAAGTCCGAATGATATTTTTATGAACGAAGCTGGAGAAATTTTTTCTTCCAATGACAATGGAACAAGCAATGCCTTTCGTAAATATTGGGATATGATCATTCGTAGTGGTCGAGCCGATATATCTTATTATGATGGAAAATCATTCCAGGCATTAAATGTTCCCGTGATGTTAGGGAACGGAATTTACATTCGAAAAACAGGAAATGATGAGTTGTTGTACCGGTCAGTATTTGCTGAAAAAGCCATTCGAGTCTACCAAGTGGACCGCAGTTCCGGAAAGGTGAACTTAAAGTATTTGGAATCCATTGCCATTGGTGCAGGCCCTGACAATATTTTAGAAGATGAAAATGGAATGCTTTGGCTTGCTGCCCATGATTCTACGTATAAGTTCATTCGCCATGTCATGAACCGAACTAATCTTTCACCCACTCGTATTTTTAAAATCAATCCAGAAAACAAAGAAGTTACTGAAGTGTATGCCAACGAGGGCTCTGAAATTTCTGCAGGTAGTACAGGACTTGTTTTCAAAAACAAACTTTTGATTTCACAAGTGTTTGAAGATTTTCTTTTGGTTTGTCCAAGGCCATAAAGGAAGATTTTATAGATATTGATACGATGGTCTTGGGTAGGCTGTCGTATTTGGGTTAAATGGAATTTATTGATTAATTTTTATTCAGATATGCTTTGTTAGGTGATATAATCTCGACACAACCGAATCATAAAAAATAATTAAATCTATGATTTGATTGAAAAGGTTTAAATTAATTGAAGAATTAAAATATAAAGAACATTCAATGCGGGTTAAATTTAAGGAAAACTGACAGATGAGTGAAAATAATGATATTACCATTAAATCTTTTTCTTCCTCTAAGAAATGGAAAGAATGGCTTATGTTAAATTTTGCAACATACCCGCATGGAATTTGGCTTCAAATTTACAAAAAAGACACCGGAATCAAAACGATCACCTATGAAGAAGCATTAGATGAAGCTCTTTGTTTTGGCTGGATCGATAGCCAGAAAAAAAAGTATGACGAAAAATCTTGGCTTCAAAAATTTACTCCGCGTAGGTCAAAAAGTATTTGGTCAAAACGAAATAGGGAGAAAGTCACTTTGCTAATTAAAGAGAAGCGAATGCAACCAAGTGGACTTTTAGAAATTAAAGCCGCACAAAAAGACGGGAGATGGGACAAGGCTTATGAGTCTCCCAGCCAGATGGAAATACCTTCTGATTTTTTAGCAAAATTAGTAAAAGACCAGAAAGCACATGAATTCTTTAAAACACTGAATAAAACAAATTTGTATGCAATTTCCTGGCGATTACAAACAGCGAAGACTCCTGAAACAAGAGAAAAACGAATGAAGGTAATTTTGGAAATGATGAAGAATCAACAAAAATTACACTAAATTAGTCAGCAGTCCCTTAAATTTACAATTACAACAACATGAAATACATCGCATTACTTAGAGGAATCAATGTAGGAGGCAATAGAAAGGTAGAAATGAAAAAACTACGAAGCCTTATGGAATCCTTAGGATACACTGAAGTTTCTACTTATATCAACTCAGGAAATATCATTTTTGAATCAGAAGATGACACAAAAACAGTTCGATTCAAAATAGAAAAGAGTTTTGAAAAAGTTTTCAAATTTGAAATTCCCACCATTGTAAAGACAGAAAAAGAAATGAAAAAAATTGCAAATGCGATCCCAACAGAATGGCAAAATGACGCCACTCAAAGAACGGATGTTGCCTATTTGTTTCCAGAAGCCGATTCCAAAAAAATCATTGAGGAACTTCCCCTCAAAAAAGAATTTTTAGAGATTCGTTATCAAAAAGGTGCTCTCATTTGGAACATCAAAAGAGAAAATTTGAATAAAAGCCAACTGGCAAAACTCATCAGTCATAAATTGTACAAGGCGATGACGATACGAAATGTAAACACAGCAAGGTTTTTGGCTGGAGAAAAAGAGTAAAAACAAATCAAAATCATTTACTTCCAGTGTATGTACGAATCAAGAAGAACTCTTTTGTTATACAATCCAAAGTTTGGAAAAATTAAAAATACCTTGTTTAGTGAAAACTAGAAAGTTACGTTTTTAAGTTAATCACCATCTTAAGCCAATCCTTTCAACACAGCTTCTATCGTATCCACTAACAACGGTTCTCTATTCTCATCCGAATGTTGGGCCACAAGTTTCGGGTGTGTGAAAGCAGTTCCCGCTGAGATCAAAATTTCTGTGATTTGGTTCACATCGCGTTTTTTGATTTTCTTTTGGCTCATAGCCTCAGTAACCAAACTCGACATTTGGCTGTGCATATTGGATAAATGAGTTTGGATGAAGGGTTTGGACTCTTCTGCGGCCATATCGAATGCTTTATACAATTCTGGATCTAGTTTTACTTTTTCCAATTTCATCCGGTGGAGGTTTTGAAACCAGATGAGAATTTTTTGGATGGGGTCTCGTTTTTCTTTTACGAGCAAATCTTGTTTCTCATCCAACTTTACAAGCCAACGTTCGGAAACTGCATCGAGAAGGGCTGTTTTGTCTTGAAAGTGAGAATAGAGGGCCGCATGGCTAATTCCCATTTCTTTAGCCACGTCCACCAACCGAACCTTTTCAAAACCCTTGGCTCGCATCTGGTCAATGGCGATTTCTACTGCTTTGTCTTGGATTTCCGTAGCGGTAAGACCAGTTCTTGGCATAAGGAAAGGATTGAATTCGGAGCAGGGGGGTCAATCTCGAATTACAAAATGGAAAAAATGTTAGTTTTGAAACTTACGGACTTGACTTTTTGTAACTTACAAAATAACGTAAATGTAAGTAAAGGAAAGGTAAAAATTTATGATATTGAATGGAAATACAATCCTCATCACCGGGGGAACAAGTGGAATTGGTCTTGCACTAGCAAAACGACTATCCAATCTCGGAAATCAAATTTTGGTTTGCGGAACGAATGTAAAAAAGATGGAAGAAATTTCTAAATCTTATCCTAGTTGGGGGACTTATCTATTTGATATCTCTCGACCTGAAGAAAGAGAAAAGTTGTTTGAAAAAACCACAAAAGATTTTCCAGAACTGAATGTATTATTCAACAACGCAGGTATACAAAGGTATCCCAAACTTGACGAAGTGGAACCTTGGTCTGATTTAGAAAAGGAGATCGACGTAAATTTGGCTGCTCCGATCCATCTTTCTATGTTATTCGCTAAACATCTGTTTGCGAAGAAAAATGCAGCAATTTTGAATACAACTTCTGGATTGTCACATATCCCTTTGGCTTATGCACCTGTGTATAGTGCAACCAAAGCAGCTCTACATTCTTTCACTTTGACATTACGATTCCAATTTCGTAACCAACCGATTGAGGTAATTGAAGTTTCTCCACCGATGGTAGATACTGATTTAGGAATTCCTAACACGCATACGGCGGGACTCAATTTAGATGAATATGCTGATGGTGTCATAGCCGGGCTAAAAAATGGAGAATTAGAAATCACCACAGGTTTTTCTACAGTCTCTGCCAATGCGAGTCGGGAACAAAAGAATGAAATCTTTTTGTCTATGAACATGGCAAGGAGTGCATCAAACTAAAGAGCGGCCTACAAAGGCACAAGCGATGGCGTCCCAGGAGTCATCATGGCCTTTTAGATCTTTAAATCCCAAAATCATTTGGATCGCTGCCCGAACTTCTTTTTTGGTGGCGTTCCCTTTGGCAGAGATTCCTTTTTTGATTTGAGTCGCGGTGAGGGAGACAACAGGAATTTGTTTTTCACCGAGCGAAAGTAAAATGACTCCGCGAGATTCCGAAACCTTCATACCGGTGGTTGTGTTCTGAACAAAGAACAGTTCTTCTACAGCAGCAGCTTCCGGTTGGAATTCAGTGAGAATGCCCATCAGTTCCTTTCGGATCTGGATCAAATTGTCGGGAGAAGGAGTCTTTGGAGCCACTTCAATGGTTCCGTAAGTTAAAAGTTCGGGGTTGCGGCGTAATCCTTCAGGAAAGGAAAGAATCGCATACCCCACGCGGTGGGATCCAGGGTCAATGCCGATGATTTTCAATAATTTCTTTCCTTAGCCCCAACTTTTGCCCAGTTTGGCCCGCCCCGACCCAAAACCTAGTCTAAAAATGAAAATGACAAGGTACTTTCCTTCCGTATAGTGGAAGAAAACCACCGCAGGAACGTTAAACACATGACCGCAACGGCAGTGAAACTCGAAAAATCCCAGGCG
This genomic stretch from Leptospira meyeri harbors:
- a CDS encoding DUF1697 domain-containing protein — translated: MKYIALLRGINVGGNRKVEMKKLRSLMESLGYTEVSTYINSGNIIFESEDDTKTVRFKIEKSFEKVFKFEIPTIVKTEKEMKKIANAIPTEWQNDATQRTDVAYLFPEADSKKIIEELPLKKEFLEIRYQKGALIWNIKRENLNKSQLAKLISHKLYKAMTIRNVNTARFLAGEKE
- a CDS encoding TetR/AcrR family transcriptional regulator, which codes for MPRTGLTATEIQDKAVEIAIDQMRAKGFEKVRLVDVAKEMGISHAALYSHFQDKTALLDAVSERWLVKLDEKQDLLVKEKRDPIQKILIWFQNLHRMKLEKVKLDPELYKAFDMAAEESKPFIQTHLSNMHSQMSSLVTEAMSQKKIKKRDVNQITEILISAGTAFTHPKLVAQHSDENREPLLVDTIEAVLKGLA
- a CDS encoding SDR family oxidoreductase, with amino-acid sequence MILNGNTILITGGTSGIGLALAKRLSNLGNQILVCGTNVKKMEEISKSYPSWGTYLFDISRPEEREKLFEKTTKDFPELNVLFNNAGIQRYPKLDEVEPWSDLEKEIDVNLAAPIHLSMLFAKHLFAKKNAAILNTTSGLSHIPLAYAPVYSATKAALHSFTLTLRFQFRNQPIEVIEVSPPMVDTDLGIPNTHTAGLNLDEYADGVIAGLKNGELEITTGFSTVSANASREQKNEIFLSMNMARSASN
- a CDS encoding crossover junction endodeoxyribonuclease RuvC: MKIIGIDPGSHRVGYAILSFPEGLRRNPELLTYGTIEVAPKTPSPDNLIQIRKELMGILTEFQPEAAAVEELFFVQNTTTGMKVSESRGVILLSLGEKQIPVVSLTATQIKKGISAKGNATKKEVRAAIQMILGFKDLKGHDDSWDAIACAFVGRSLV